DNA from Salvelinus sp. IW2-2015 linkage group LG2, ASM291031v2, whole genome shotgun sequence:
AATGCAATTGTGTGTAATAAATGGGTTATAGATGCTTACTCATAAAGTTATACCGATAATTGGGAGAAGTCCTGTGAGACTTTTAATGTGTATTTAATGTACAATTAATGTGAGACTGATCCTGTACTGTAAGCAGTTGTCCAACATTTTCTGTAATACTGAAGTGAAGCAGATGAGCTCTAAATCTCCTGTGTTTCTTTCAGAGATCCGCCTGAGGAAGCTGGTTGACGAGCGGGAGAACTTGATAGGACAGGTGAGGAAGGACATCCATCCATAGTCTGTCTGGGTCACCTGTTACGTTAGCTGAACTCCCCACGTTTGTGTTGCTGCtatttcttgttgtttttatACGGCTGCAACTTTTCTCAATCTGAATCTGTAGGACCTAAAATGAACTTGCTGCAGCTAAATTGTGTAGAGATGAACTAACGTTAAATCATGCTTGGTTGAAATGATAGGCCGGTAAACCGAGGTGCATGGGTGACTGGACTAAATTGTGAAGTCACTGTACAATGTGAAGTCACTCACTTACATACAGACAGATGTTTTTAACTATGTTCTGAATGTGGTCCTCCCTATAGGTGAAGAAACTGAAGGCCCAAGTAGAGCAGAAGAAATTGAGGAACGGGACTGAGGGCTGCAGCCCAGAGGGTGAGGTTCTGGAGAACGGCACAGACCCCCACATACAAGACCTGCAGAGTAAGATCCACAGCTCAATGCAGGCTTTTTGGTTCCTTGGCATCTGACACACACCTGAAATGTTGTGACCTATGAAATGAATAACTCAAGACACAAATTAATCTTACTCCTAACAATGCTATTTCCATAGCATTCATATGCTGCACATCAGATCTtgatttctccccccccccccaacccacatTTGCAGGAGATGCCAGCAGGCAACTTAGTGACCTGAAGTTCAAACTTGTCAAATCAGAACAGGAGGTGACCGCTTTGGAACAGTATGTAAGTGTACTGTCATTAACCTGGTTAATTGCAGAGGGATAATCATCACAGATAGTTACTATTAATTTGACTCGTTATTGGCTGAGATTCTCGTGATTCTCACCAATCCGCAGGTTACCAGGCTCGAGGGTCAGGTGACCCACTACAAGGGCGCGTCAGAGAATGCAGAAGACGAGTTGAAGGCTGAGAAACGCAAGCTGCAGAGAGAGGTATGGCCCCCGGCTGTCAGTCATGTGGCTTGAATCAAGCTGCTATGCAGAGACCAGATGTCAGGGGCCTACAATCTTCAGAACATTGCTTCTGATGTAACATGTTAATTGTACTCTCCTTGCGTTGTGTTTAGTTCAAAGAAGTCGCCccagccagtggtcccagttgagcgtTATTTATTACCTGTGATTAaataggaaacagcacgttagttgtgcagggcttaatgatgttgatggctgtcgatggtaaaatctgtagcatgaaaactgtgttagcagtgagcttatgtgaccattacatcggtgcatgctagctaacacactcgtataccaaagcacatcccagaaagccccttAATCCCtgacaggtaccatatacccacacatgtataattCAGGAATGTACAGCAAACTGGTACACAttttaaaatagaaaacagtattcagaacgtgactTACCCCTTGCATCACGTTTTCACACTGGGGAGACCTGACAGTCGCGATCTctccctatctgcaagcgggggcAATAACACGCCTTATTGTCATCGGAATTGAACCAACCAATAAGAgtgcttgaacattaaatacacatttctttagaggcaagcagaaacataaccaaccctgttacacacaCTTTTGGGAGACGGTGAAGTAAGGGAATTGGGCTGTAAGGTAcaacatttattgtattttttgtaaatacaAAAACATTGGAACAGCATGTTACTAATTTATTGTTGATCTGTAATAATAGCATCTCCGATTTAAAGTTAATGATTGATCTTTGTGCCTTCTGTTCCTTCCTTGATGGCAGTTGCGGTCAACGCTGGATAAGATAGACGAACTTGAGTCGAACAACAGCCACCTCTCCAAGCGGCTGGACAAGATGAAGGCCAATCGCACCGTGGCACCGACTCCCTAACGATGACCTGCCAGCATAATTCCGACCCTATCCTGTCTGTCCACCAATGGCTGCCCTGCCCACGTAGGACGGAGTGTCCGACCTTGCATTGggctctcctctccatctgccTCACAACCTTATGAAAAGAACCTTGAGAAATTTGAGATATCCTTATCGCTGAAGCGCACAACACACAAAAATGCGCAATGTGCCATTTTCTTCATGTCTTTGTTTTTTCCAATGATGAGAATTCTTCATAGGTATATATGACACAGTAAATGACACCCAGAATGCCCCTACCAAGCACTACTTGGCTGGGAAAGAGGAAGTTTGTGTGCCTCACTTCCTCTACCAGGGGGTGGCGCTGCTCTGCACCAGAGAATTGTAGGAAATGGGGCACTACAGGGGAGCGACTGGAGGGGGTTCTTTGGACCGCAACTGGCTGCTTGGGCTACATGGCGGTCCTATCCACCCCACATCCCCAGTGTACAGACTAATACTGAATGTCCCTCTGTCCGGAACCACCCACCTCCTCACTCAACCCCCTATGTCCACATTTACTAAATACTGGACTGAACTGGGTTAACATGGTGTGCTGTGTATATGAGAGCATTTATTTTGTGTgcacgtgtatatatatatatttttttttatcctgctctATCCGCATTTCTCTCATCTGTGTCCTAAAGCCAAAGTATGAGCACATTTTACCGTGGTTGGGTGTGTATGTTTGTTACCTGTTGTAAGTCCAAGGGCTTGTGTAGTCTAAAGGCCATGGAAGGTTGTGTGTGCATCCCACCTTCCCAGGCTACACCGTCTCTATTACCACAATCAATATAATCATTGTCACACAGAATGTTTTTACATGCCGACGTGATTTCAACCATTTTTCTAACTCggattcatatatatatatatatatatatttttttacagatttGTCTTTGAATGTACcctggtcatgttcattaggcaccaaacaagaAATtgtaaaacagggagggactacctgaaattgtccaataaaatacgctcattttcattttccgttgcaaTCCTTTTGCTACAGTTCCCTAATGAACAGGACACCGTTGTTAGGTCCTAAACAGCGTGACTAAACTAATTAACCAATCCACTACAGCCACAGCTTTGATGTTAGGCTCAGGCAGCCAATGACATGAAGCCtacgtaccccccccccccccaatctggTAGAGCTTCCTTGAAGTTTGTCTCAGGGAAGATCTCGAATTTGCATActccttgcgtcctctctcctcaaaaCCCATTTGATGAgaaaagccagaggtccctcccctctggcCTCTTCCATGGGTTTTAAAGAGGTGAGGAGTTGCAATTGAGATTCTTCCCTCAGTCTCGAGCAATAAGTCACCTGGTGGCCTGCCACCTCACATACTCTTGCTTTGTTGAGACATGCTAGTGCTGATGATGCTTTATGGTGATGAAAAATGACTGCATAAAATGGGGAAGGGAACATTTGGTAGGAGAccccctcaaacacacaccacacacactctctagggcacatatgtcagagtcaaggcccgcggccacatccggcccgcgagaaggttttttacggcccctgggatgatcttgattattattagaaccggcccgcagaccgcagcaagccggcagcccgcagatcttttacacgcaccaatactacaatttcccacaatgcaacggtgacgcaccgagcagtaggctgcttcattcaatatttattggcacagcagtcgtcagcatcacagtaaagaTTAACTTCCAGattacccatcaaaaatggcaaaacggaaggtggacactgagaaccggggttttcaaacaggtgggagtcggagtatatgttcacggaggtagctggaaaactgtgtggtcttctgtgtggagaaagtgtggcggtactgaaagagtataatctgagacgacattatgaaacgaaacacgcggaacaaaaacaagaatatggacatggaacaaaggctacaaaaggcagaggaattaaaacgaggcctcaaatctcgacaggctctgttcaaaaaagccaaatcacaaggccaggcctgctgtcaaggccagttttattttggcagaagagatcgctaaaatcagcccggccatttacggagggggatttcatcaaaaaactgcatgataaagtttgtgacgaagtttgcccagaaaaaaggcaactcttttaaatgtgagtctgagcagaaacaccattgccgagaggagtagaccagttgtccatcaatctaaaagagcagcttgtgaaaaaagggaaaagatttcattgcatattccttggcttgtggatgagagcaccgacatttctgacattgcccagttgtcaattttcatccgcggagtggactccagcctaagcgtgacagaggagttttttggctttacgtcctatgcaggcacaactacggggcatgattgtatgaagaggtgtcaagatgtgtaaatgagatggagctgccttgggaaaaatcgtgggtttgacaacgacggagcacctgcgatgtgtggacacaggagcggactggtggcgaagatacgggaaagatgcaagaggaaaacgcgacaggtgagctgacagcttatcattgtatcaactacacaggaagcgttgtgcggtaaagccttgaaaatggagcatgtaatgagcatcatcacgcgcacagtaaactttatcagagccaaaggtttgaatcacgccagttcaaggcatttcctgacggagttagaaacggacatgtgatttgccttatcacacagaggtgcgatggctaagccagggaaaggtgcttcaaagatgtttcgagcttcgtgaggagatttgtctgttcttggacagcaaagggaaagacacaacacaactccgagacgaaagtttctgtgtgaaatggcttttctgtgtgacattaacgagtcatctgaatgcaatgacttgcagctgcagggtcgggatcatgtcatctctgatatgtacagtaagtGAAggatttaaaaccaaactgactctgtgggagacgcagatgcggaaagaaatttgagccactttcccagctgccagaccatgaaagagaagctctctacagtgcgttcccgagcgcacagttggctgataaaataggtatgcttgcgctgactttcgacgccgatttgctgactttgaagcacaaaaaagcaggttggaactgctcggtaacccatttgctgttgacgtggaaagctcacaccaccaacctccaaatggagttgattgacctccaatgcaatgatgcactgagggcaaaataatGCGGCAggtggtgctgcggagttcgcccgtttcctccccgacacaatgcccaagCTGCGCATCCagggctgctcaaacgttgtctatgttttggcagcacatactctgtgtgaacaactgttttctttgatgaacctgaacaaaacatcacacagaagtcgacttactgctgaacaccctccactcaattctgggattccctcagctcagagccttacccgaacattgatgaacttgtggaaaagatgggacaccaccaagtatcacctcacctcaaacaagtgaacattactgtgcaatcacatatttagagtttttactcagttcaagtttaaaagttcaagtttaattatttgtttcactgcatgttacttctccttaaacaaagtgttgtttttgattaatagattttgcactttattttattgtatttcaatccaattatattttaaaaatatttcagttgagtggatgatagaaaattgctattattgtttttttctttgaagtaaatttagccacttttgctaaaataggaaaatataggctactgatggtgccttgaataccggtttctttcatttaatgttcatgttatggggatttttatataaaggaaatttgtcttttgtgtctgttgaaaattaaagattactgacagagccataagaaaatattgctttatttatctgatcatattggaatatatttgttaggttttcagtaggttcaattaggttcactagactatatgcgtcatttaaaaatgtttcaatgaacattcgaacagtccggccctcggcttgtagctaaattttttatttggccctccgtccatttgactttgacacccctgctctagggaGATGCTGCTTCACTGTTTACAAAGCTTTAAAATGTTTGTAAGGAGACTTAAGGAATTGTAATATTTGTGCAATAAAATGTCCAACCATGCTGTACCGGCAGCTGAGAGTCTAAATAATTGACCTCCAATAGATGAGTGATTGATGTGCCCACTCTCAATTTTAGTTCTGTCTACAAGTACAATGATCAAATTCTTCCCATATTCAATGACATTCAACATGAAGGAAGGTGAAATAGAATTCATGATAAACTGGCTCACTTACACACATTCATAGAGGCTTCTTTAATCTAAGGTCCATGGTGTCTCAAATTCATATTTTAAAGCTGCTAATGTGGCAGTCAGGTGAGCCTACGATTTGGAAAGAAGTGGGAATTTCATGTATCGGTTGTGTACTCCAAAGGCAGTGTCCAGAAACCCTAGCGCCTACCCCTTACGTACCTATTAAATCCTGTCAGACATATTAATTCACCAGTGTCTAGGGGGTAGAGATTGTTTCTGGACATGGACTGAGTTTCAGAGGAGCATCCTCAGCCAGATGAGCTAGTGGGCTGCAGGGAAACGTAGTCTCCGACTCAGCCCGTGCCACCCTAGCTGGCAGGGAGGAGTATGCGCAGCTCTGACCCATGCGACAGTCATAGAAGTTCTGATAGTCCGGCGGCAGTTCATTTCAGAATGTGTAATGCCCTCTCCAGTGCCTGAAAGGCCGAAGCAGGTGCCACAGGGTTCTTATTACCGTAGGCGTCCTTGTAACTTTCTGCAAGCAGGTGGCACCAGAAGATGTTGACACTCTCGCCAAACTAACGCCGAGGTGTTATGGAACCACAGGgctgaaggagagggaggataTTGAACTGTTGTACAGGAAGTGCACAATACTTTGCTACAGTATatagctaaatacatttacagTGTAGATTCAGGCAATTACACTTGTTTCCCAGGAATTTTCAATTCCATTCTATTTTGTATTGGGGTCAAATTGAACTGAATTTGTTTTGACTTGAGTAATCAGCTCTTAGTTTCATCATCCAGTCTTCCAATACCGGGGTTGAAGAGCAAGTTTCCAGGTTCCAGCACAAACTCGTACCGCTGAGCCTTCACAAACTCCAGGAACCGCCCCAGGTCTGGAGACGACAAACACAGTTAGTTACATTTCAtactgttttctttttctttcaatTAGTTTGGTGGTTTA
Protein-coding regions in this window:
- the tyw5 gene encoding LOW QUALITY PROTEIN: tRNA wybutosine-synthesizing protein 5 (The sequence of the model RefSeq protein was modified relative to this genomic sequence to represent the inferred CDS: inserted 2 bases in 1 codon; deleted 1 base in 1 codon); amino-acid sequence: LSSPDLGRFLEFVKAQRYEFVLEPGNLLFNPALWFHNTSALXFGESVNIFWCHLLAESYKDAYGNKNPVAPASAFQALERALHILNELPPDYQNFYDCRMGQSCAYSSLPARVARAESETTFPCSPLAHLAEDAPLKLSPCPETISTP